Genomic DNA from Perognathus longimembris pacificus isolate PPM17 chromosome 6, ASM2315922v1, whole genome shotgun sequence:
ACCCCCACAGGAGAGAGGTGAATTTGTAAAAAGCAGCAGTGTAAAGTCAAGCCTAATAACAGAGCAAGAAATATCTCCAGAACAAATCTCTACTAAAAAAAGTGTCAAACAGAAGTCACACGCTATTAAAAAAGAGAAGTCTTGTAAATGCAATGAATGCGGTAAAGCTTTCAGCTATTGCTCAGCTCTCATTCGCCATCAGcgaacacacactggagaaaaGCCTTACAAGTGTAACGAATGCACAAAGGCTTTCAGCCGGAGTGAAAACCTTATAAACCATCAAAGAATGCATACTGGAGATAAACCATACAAATGTGATCAATGTGGAAAAGGTTTCATTGAGGGTCCCTCTCTTATACAACATCAAAGAATCCATACTGGAGAAAAACCCTTTAAATGTGAtgaatgtgggaaagcctttagTCAGAAGACTCACCTTGTTCAGCATCAGCGGATTCATACTGGTGAGAGACCATATACTTGTAATGATTGTGGGAAAGCCTTTAGTCAGAGAGGCCACTTTATGGAACATCAGAAAATCCATACAGGAGAAAAACCTTTTAAGTGTGATGAATGTGATAAGACCTTCACCAGAAGCACACACCTCACTCAGCATCAAAAaatccacactggagagaaaacCTATAAATGTAATGAGTGTGGGAAGGCCTTCAATGGACCCTCAACATTTATACGTCATCATATGATTCATACTGGAGAAAAACCATATGAATGCAAcgaatgtgggaaagccttcagccaGCACTCAAACCTCACTCAGCATCAAAAAACacacactggggagaaaccaTATGATTGTGCTGAATGTGGAAAATCTTTTAGTTACTGGTCATCCCTTGCTCAGCATCTGAAAATTCATACTGGTGAAAAACCATACAAATGCAATGAATGTGGAAAGGCCTTCAGTTACTGTTCATCCCTTACTCAGCATCGGAGAATTCATACTCGAGAAAAACCCTTTGAATGCAGTGAATGTGGGAAGGCTTTTAGTTATCTCTCCAACCTGAATCAACACCAGAAAACGCACAGCCAAGAGAAAGCCTATGAATGTAAagaatgtgggaaagcctttaTTCGGAGTTCATCTCTTGCTAAGCACGAAAGAATtcatactggagagaaaccttatcAGTGTCACGAGTGTGGGAAAACGTTTAGCTATGGCTCATCCCTTATTCAGCATCGGAAAATCCACACTGGAGAAAGACCTTACAAGTGTAATGAATGTGGGAGAGCTTTCAACCAGAATATACACCTTACACAgcataagagaattcacacaggagTAAAGCCTTATGCGTGCCCCAAGTGTGGTAAGGCCTTTCGACATTGTTCATCCCTTGCTCAacatcagaaaacacacacagaagaaagaccTTATCAGTGTAACAAATGTGAAAAGACATATAGTCAGAGCTCCCATCTGACTCAGCATCAGCgaattcacactggagagaagccctataaGTGTAATGAATGTGACAAGTCCTTTAGCCGGAGAAATCACCTGATAGAACACAAAAAcactcacactggagagaaaccttataactgTAATGAATGCACAAAGACTTTCACCCAGAGCACATACCttattaaacaccagaaaattcaTTCTGGGGAGAAGCCTTTCAGATGTAGTAGTTGTGGAAAATCCTTCCGGTATCATTCTGCTCTCAACAAACATCAGAGAGTACTACACCCTGACATGTCTACACTAGAAACATCATAAATGATTTTGCTTTACCCACTTGTTAAACACTGAAGATTCAGTGGATGATAAACCACtcaaatttttttatctttttactcTCTTGCTGTGGAGTGGAAAGTACATTGTGCCAAACAAAACCAATTTTGTTAATGAACAATTTTGTGACATTAGAAAAATGCAACTATTTTAAGCTTTCTGAAATGAAAGATTTGGAGTAGATGGTTTCAAAGTTAGTTTAGAATTTTATACTAAGTTTTGTATATTTACAATATGTTCTTATTGCTATGTATTGGCATTGTATGTGCTGCATCTAGAATGTATGTTTATGCATGTTTTGCTGGTAGAAGGAACTTGTGCTTTAGTAACTACGAACCCATTATACTCCTATCTTAATGCACTTGCTTAAATAACTTGTTTCtaataaaaagaattataaaacatCCTCAAATTCAGGGGTATGTAATAAATAGCCTAACTTAGTATTGAGTATTAAAACTTCCTatgtaggcctgtaatcctagcttgatTTGAGAGGATCactttgaacttaggactttgtaTCTAAACTTGATGTGGAAGGGTACCCATAATGCTTTCATTTCTAGTATGTTGTTAAAATGCTAGATATTTATCTAGGATTTTAGATGTCTACTTTTATATTTATACCATTATTATTGAACTTTAGATGTTCGTAGGAATTACCTGGCGTCTTGGTTTGGTCTGATAACAAATTACCATTGAGGCTGGGCcttagtggcacatacctgtattcctaactactcaggaagctgagatctgaggattgtggttcaaaaccagtccaggcaggaaggtttgtgagactcttacttccaattaactacccaaaataaactggaagtggggctgtggctcaagtagtagagtactaatcttgaggaaaaaaaaaaaccaaacagctcaaggacaatgcccaggaccccaACTGGCAGGCACATGCACaagcagacatacac
This window encodes:
- the Znf184 gene encoding zinc finger protein 184 encodes the protein MEDLSSACLPEGHTLLRSATFQESVTFKDVIVDFTQEEWKHLDPIQRDLFRDVALENYTHLVSVGLQVSKPAVISQLEQGTEPWIVEPGVPGRTFGEWNTRLENSTNISVEVLSVEAPVEKHKKDGVVETWESEGSIERQQANEQISAREIKVTKKAIPPQERGEFVKSSSVKSSLITEQEISPEQISTKKSVKQKSHAIKKEKSCKCNECGKAFSYCSALIRHQRTHTGEKPYKCNECTKAFSRSENLINHQRMHTGDKPYKCDQCGKGFIEGPSLIQHQRIHTGEKPFKCDECGKAFSQKTHLVQHQRIHTGERPYTCNDCGKAFSQRGHFMEHQKIHTGEKPFKCDECDKTFTRSTHLTQHQKIHTGEKTYKCNECGKAFNGPSTFIRHHMIHTGEKPYECNECGKAFSQHSNLTQHQKTHTGEKPYDCAECGKSFSYWSSLAQHLKIHTGEKPYKCNECGKAFSYCSSLTQHRRIHTREKPFECSECGKAFSYLSNLNQHQKTHSQEKAYECKECGKAFIRSSSLAKHERIHTGEKPYQCHECGKTFSYGSSLIQHRKIHTGERPYKCNECGRAFNQNIHLTQHKRIHTGVKPYACPKCGKAFRHCSSLAQHQKTHTEERPYQCNKCEKTYSQSSHLTQHQRIHTGEKPYKCNECDKSFSRRNHLIEHKNTHTGEKPYNCNECTKTFTQSTYLIKHQKIHSGEKPFRCSSCGKSFRYHSALNKHQRVLHPDMSTLETS